The following are encoded together in the Culex pipiens pallens isolate TS chromosome 1, TS_CPP_V2, whole genome shotgun sequence genome:
- the LOC120423035 gene encoding inositol hexakisphosphate and diphosphoinositol-pentakisphosphate kinase isoform X10, with translation MSYTELESGYQGLKQANCCSGSNNNSEDTGSAGQPSGRPGFYVGDDGAIITIGRGDLDSNDGLDSDDSSTSGKQVVVAVCAMAKKSQSKPMKEILTRLQEFEFIKMVVFSEEVILKEPVEKWPLCDCLISFHSKGFPLEKAIQYAQLRQPYVINNLHMQFDIQVDRRRVYAILEKEGIEIPRYAVLDRDSPDPKQHELVESEDHVEVNGIIFNKPFVEKPVSAEDHNIYIYYPTSAGGGSQRLFRKIGSRSSVYSPESRVRKTGSFIYEDFMPTDGTDVKVYTVGPDYAHAEARKSPALDGKVERDSDGKEIRYPVILSNAEKLISRKVCLAFKQTVCGFDLLRANGKSFVCDVNGFSFVKNSNKYYDDSAKILGNMILRELAPTLHIPWSVPFQLDDPPIVPTTFGKMMELRCVTAIIRHGDRTPKQKMKVEVRHPKFFEIFEKYDGYKYGHIKLKRPKQLQEILDIARSLLAEIQTKAADSEIEEKQSKLEQLKSVLEMYGHFSGINRKVQMKYQPKGRPRGSSSDDGKHRSIDAPKEPSLVLILKWGGELTPAGRIQAEELGRIFRCMYPGGQSRGDGKEGLGAQGLGLLRLHSTFRHDLKIYASDEGRVQMTAAAFAKGLLALEGELTPILVQMVKSANTNGLLDNDCDSSKYQNMAKSRLHELMQIDRDFTVEDRAAINPGNAISINLAMDFVKNPVKCCAHVHSLIQSLLTVVGVKRDDPKTRDAVLYHGETWELMGRRWGKIEKDFCTKNKNFDISKIPDIYDCIKYDLQHNQHTLQFDLAEELYIYAKYLADVVIPQEYGLTVHEKLTIGQGICTPLLKKIRADLQRNIEELGDESVNRLNPRYSHGVSSPGRHVRTRLYFTSESHVHSLLTVLRYGGLLNVLTDEQWRRAMEYVSMVSELNYMSQIVIMLYEDPTKDPFSEERFHVELHFSPGVNCCVQKNLPPGPGFRPHSRNDSVTSKNASGDEESTSRIDEENDTEDENSHGSGQTLPRDSFSDTIKNKDRKMRKIKSSEPIPIGSCHTVSGHEAMDLAKRLSEELAAQQQTQRPLSPDEPRAARSFEHGGKHGGGARMKGETPSAKKQPSTIGYESATNELPLSSLDLSQIPKTPDDKQYDESVLYTGGFGTYRGGNRDRVQLSTVATNERPMSSQCLFIRDSYSCDSISEFTPDLEGQELYVSSFSDTDSETSRYYSACHDLDPFHYKYPLSSRAMSYTFSNDPERDNLTILFNGYSYKSMLYSSLPLVSKSFDDLDFLADPDTPRILLNESTTTLLFHVKHLNHSPSPRSQSQTIIDGDGSGNLFCAGPTELLRVASDPVLRLDRSITPPEPRFKVRTTEQTDNQSESWTGTPAFISVTTPPPPEERDPTDVVTLDQDFQAMLDQIFPSKSVAVAASCSESDPIVPLTNPTHLPQPNLKPHCSKFVKSHTTDNSSNGTSGSGGSVANSHCGPGGSSSTTQRRQRHSIAGQMSYFKMLGGFGKKMATSTNSLFSTAVISGSSSAPNLRDMIPSTASPSAIEGFGGVPPIRPLETLHNALSLRQLDHFLEKMTTGPLFKTPASSPPKTPLPTPTPSPAAALDRTVVGAFVQASWSGHSSMASSISAMSSGGPSSPNYSDIFSRGCPSSEMSASITSTDGSIALAVGGGNRDDLPQIFPMIDNDLNVLGSHFNYDQLAASINAESPARIPPISKDATLDISGDLTPCSDWEFNTNDATKGSTNTANDLTTEEDDEDATISTDTCLSTGDLAGASIGEETASSSNLNLALEACSSGKHIQKEFLFDMKNVRLDVSSLRGDLPPPPASAPPIGPGSSSGATPKVENRFRGNRIQKQISLYEKDSRTESKNLSHGTDKFDRPGPFFKRDQQPSRLHMSFDELQKFIPNVDKNLASKLELEPEKCSKTNKAMSARLNNSPTPGTFLIREGFIEPPRITRVTKSFHGKTDYHQVQVNDIARRASDIVRPSTSIPALDPTTATGLFVGATRDKYNKNQIRQNINTNSMGASGRSGSQSGDSALGMGRFTTSIVQEASGSGSRETTSAHHVEIGTLPMGPSQLFESAGTSTSSGGSGNCDDTMESIPKKVE, from the exons GGAGATTTGGACTCCAACGATGGCCTGGATTCGGACGATTCGTCCACATCCGGCAAGCAGGTTGTGGTGGCAGTTTGCGCGATGGCCAAAAAGTCCCAGTCGAAGCCGATGAAAGAAATCCTGACGCGGCTGCAAGAATTTGAGTTCATCAAGATGGTTGTGTTCAGCGAGGAAGTGATTCTTAAGGAACCTGTGGAGAAGTGGCCACTCTGCGATTGTTTAATTTCCTTTCACTCCAAGGGATTCCCGCTGGAGAAGGCAATCCAGTATGCGCAATTGAGACAACCGTACGTGATAAACAATTTGCACATGCAGTTTGATATACAGGTA GATCGAAGACGAGTGTACGCAATCTTGGAAAAGGAAGGGATCGAAATTCCGCGGTATGCCGTGCTCGACAGAGACTCGCCGGATCCAAAGC AACATGAGCTTGTCGAGTCCGAGGATCACGTGGAAGTGAATGGAATCATCTTCAATAAACCATTTGTTGAAAAGCCAGTTTCGGCGGAAGATCACAACATCTACATTTACTACCCGACGTCTGCCGGAGGTGGGAGTCAACGGTTGTTCCGTAAG ATTGGCAGCCGCAGTAGCGTGTATTCGCCGGAGTCGCGTGTCCGGAAGACGGGTTCTTTTATCTACGAAGACTTTATGCCGACCGATGGGACAGACGTAAAGGTGTACACCGTCGGGCCGGATTATGCTCACGCCGAGGCTAGAAAGAGCCCCGCTCTTGATGGCAAGGTGGAAAGAGATAGCGACGGAAAAGAGATCCGCTATCCCGTTATTTTGAGCAACGCAGAAAAGTTGATTTCGCGCAAGGTTTGCCTGGCCTTCAAACAAACCGTGTGCGGATTCGATCTGCTGCGTGCAAACGGAAAGTCCTTCGTCTGTGATGTGAACGGGTTCAGTTTCGTGAAGAATTCAAACAAGTATTACGACGACTCGGCCAAAATCCTGGGTAATATGATTCTGCGCGAGTTGGCGCCGACGCTGCACATCCCATGGTCGGTGCCCTTTCAGCTGGACGACCCCCCTATCGTTCCCACCACATTCGGAAAAATGATGGAACTCCGGTGCGTCACCGCAATCATCCGGCATGGAGACCGTACTCCGAAGCAGAAAATGAAGGTCGAAGTGCGGCATCCCAAGTTTTTCGAGATATTCGAAAAGTACGACGGCTACAAGTACGGCCACATAAAACTCAAGCGGCCCAAGCAGCTGCAGGAGATTCTGGACATTGCGCGCTCGCTGCTGGCGGAAATACAAACCAAAGCGGCCGACTCGGAGATTGAGGAGAAGCAAAGCAAGCTGGAGCAACTGAAGAGTGTGCTGGAAAT GTACGGCCACTTTTCCGGCATCAACCGTAAGGTCCAGATGAAGTATCAACCGAAAGGCAGGCCACGTGGATCTAGCTCTGACGATGGTAAACACCGTTCTA TAGATGCACCAAAGGAACCTTCGCTGGTGCTGATATTAAAGTGGGGTGGCGAACTCACGCCGGCGGGTCGCATTCAAGCTGAGGAGCTGGGTCGAATCTTCCGCTGCATGTACCCCGGTGGACAGAGCCGTGGAGACGGGAAGGAAGGCCTCGGTGCCCAAGGATTGGGCCTGCTCCGGTTGCACTCGACATTTCGGCACGATCTGAAGATCTACGCGTCGGACGAAGGTCGGGTACAGATGACGGCTGCGGCATTTGCAAAGGGGTTACTGGCTTTGGAAGGCGAACTGACGCCGATTTTGGTGCAAATGGTTAAGAGTGCAAACACGAATGGGTTGCTGGACAATGACTGTGATTCGAGTAAATATCAGAACATGGCCAAATCTCGGCTACACGAGCTGATGCAAATTGATCGAGATTTTACGGTCGAAGATCGGGCTGCAATTAATCCTGGAAATGCGATTAGTATAAATTTGGCGATGGATTTTGTTAAGAATCCTGTGAAATGCTGTGCACACGTGCATTCGTTGATACAATCACTGTTGACGGTTGTGGGGGTTAAACGAGATGATCCCAAGACCAGGGATGCTGTCCTGTATCATGGGGAAACATGGGAACTTATGGGTCGCCGGTGGGGAAAAATAGAGAAGGATTTCTGcacaaagaacaaaaattttgacatttcaaagATTCCGGACATTTACGATTGTATAAAGTACGACTTACAACACAATCAACACACGCTGCAGTTTGATCTAGCGGAAGAGCTTTACATCTACGCCAAATACTTGGCTGACGTTGTGATTCCACAGGAATATGGACTGACGGTGCACGAGAAATTGACAATCGGACAGGGAATTTGCACGCCACTGTTGAAGAAAATCCGAGCCGACCTGCAGCGCAACATTGAAGAACTCGGTGACGAAAGCGTCAACCGGTTAAACCCTCGCTACAGCCACGGTGTTTCGAGTCCTGGGAGACACGTCCGAACTCGACTCTATTTCACCAGCGAAAGCCACGTACATTCGCTGTTGACGGTGCTACGATATGGAGGACTTCTGAATGTCCTGACTGACGAACAATGGCGACGCGCCATGGAATATGTTTCGATGGTGTCCGAGTTGAACTACATGTCCCAAATAGTGATAATGCTGTACGAGGACCCAACGAAGGATCCCTTTTCTGAGGAACGATTCCACGTAGAACTTCACTTTTCTCCGGGGGTAAATTGTTGTGTTCAAAAGAACCTTCCGCCCGGCCCCGGATTTAGGCCCCACAGCCGGAACGATTCcgttacatcgaaaaatgcg agcgGCGATGAGGAGAGTACGTCCCGTATTGACGAAGAAAACGACACAGAAGACGAAAACTCACACGGATCCGGACAAACTCTTCCCAGAGAT TCTTTTTCAgacacaataaaaaataaagatcgCAAAATGCGCAAGATCAAATCCTCCGAACCGATCCCGATTGGCTCGTGTCACACGGTGTCCGGCCACGAGGCAATGGATCTCGCAAAACGACTCAGTGAAGAGCTGGCCGCCCAGCAGCAGACCCAGCGGCCTCTCAGCCCGGATGAACCGAGGGCGGCACGGTCTTTCGAGCACGGTGGAAAGCATGGCGGCGGAGCCCGCATGAAAG GCGAAACGCCATCTGCCAAGAAGCAACCTTCAACCATCGGTTACGAATCGGCTACCAACGAGCTACCACTGAGTTCTCTGGATCTTTCTCAGATTCCGAAAACGCCGGATGATAAGCAATACGACGAATCGGTACTGTACACGGGTGGCTTTGGCACATACCGTGGAGGCAATCGTGACCGAGTTCAGTTGTCGACAGTGGCCACCAATGAGCGACCGATGTCCAGCCAATGCCTTTTCATTAGGGATTCGTACTCTTGCGATTCCATCAGCGAGTTCACTCCCGATTTAGAGGGACAAGAGCTATACGTTTCTTCCTTTTCGGACACTGATTCGGAAACTTCGCGGTACTATAGTGCCTGCCATGATCTGGATCCTTTCCATTACAAGTATCCGCTGAGTAGCCGAGCTATGTCTTACACGTTTTCCAACGACCCTGAGCGAGACAACCTTACAATCTTGTTCAATGGCTATTCTTACAAGTCGATGCTGTATTCCTCGCTACCACTTGTTAGCAAAAGTTTCGATGATTTGGACTTCTTGGCAGATCCCGATACGCCCCGTATCCTTCTGAATGAATCTACCACTACCCTGCTTTTTCATGTGAAGCACCTGAATCATAGTCCCAGCCctcgttctcagtctcagaccATCATCGATGGTGACGGTTCTGGGAACCTGTTTTGCGCCGGTCCCACGGAACTGTTGCGCGTTGCAAGTGATCCGGTGCTGCGACTTGATAGGTCAATTACTCCCCCTGAGCCACGTTTTAAGGTGCGAACGACGGAACAGACAGACAACCAATCCGAATCTTGGACGGGCACTCCCGCGTTCATCTCGGTGAccacacctcctcctccggaGGAGAGAGATCCTACGGACGTCGTGACCTTAGACCAAGACTTTCAAGCTATGCTAGACCAAATCTTCCCCAGCAAGAGTGTTGCCGTTGCCGCTAGTTGTAGTGAGAGTGACCCTATTGTCCCATTGACTAACCCCACCCACCTACCGCAACCTAACCTCAAACCTCATTGTTCGAAATTCGTCAAATCGCACACCACAGACAACAGTTCAAACGGCACGTCCGGCAGcggtggcagtgttgccaacagTCACTGTGGCCCGGGTGGTTCGTCTTCAACGACACAAAGACGTCAACGACACAGCATTGCCGGCCAGATGAGTTACTTTAAAATGCTAGGTGGATTCGGCAAAAAAATGGCCACTAGCACAAACAGCTTGTTCAGTACGGCGGTCATCAGCGGAAGCTCGTCGGCGCCGAACTTGCGGGATATGATACCGAGTACGGCCTCACCATCAG CAATTGAAGGATTTGGTGGCGTGCCTCCGATACGCCCACTGGAGACGTTGCACAATGCGTTGTCCCTGCGCCAGCTGGACCACTTTCTGGAGAAGATGACCACCGGACCGCTGTTCAAGACGCCAGCCTCGTCGCCGCCCAAAACGCCGTTGCCCACTCCGACTCCCAGCCCGGCGGCGGCACTCGATCGGACCGTTGTGGGAGCGTTTGTCCAGGCCA GTTGGAGCGGCCACTCGAGCATGGCGAGCAGCATCAGTGCAATGTCCAGCGGGGGTCCTTCGTCACCCAACTACAGCGACATTTTTTCCCGCGGATGTCCGAGCAGTGAAATGTCTGCCAGTATCACCAGCACCGATGG GAGCATTGCACTGGCAGTTGGCGGAGGAAATCGGGACGATCTGCCGCAAATTTTCCCGATGATTGACAACGACCTGAACGTGCTGGGATCACACTTTAATTACGATCAGTTGGCGGCCAGTATCAACGCGGAGAGTCCGGCACGGATTCCACCGATTAGCAAGGACGCTACACTGGACATAAGCGGAGATTTGACGCCGTGCTCAGACTGGGAGTTTAACACCAACGACGCCACGAAAGGTTCCACCAATACCGCAAATGACTTG ACAACCGAGGAAGACGACGAAGATGCCACAATTTCGACGGATACATGCTTAAGTACAGGAGACTTGGCCGGTGCCAGTATTGGAGAGGAAACTGCCTCTTCATCAAATTTGAATCTAGCACTTGAAGCGTGCTCGAGTGGTAAACACATCCAAAAGGAGTTCCTTTTTGACATGAAAAATGTTCGGCTTGACGTTAGCAGCCTGAGAGGTGatcttcctcctcctccggcATCTGCTCCACCTATTGGTCCCGGCTCTAGCAGTGGCGCTACGCCAAAGGTGGAGAACCGTTTTCGAGGTAATCGCATCCAGAAGCAAATAAGTTTATACGAAAAGGATTCCCGCACAGAGTCGAAAAATCTATCACATGGAACGGACAAATTTGATCGTCCGGGGCCATTTTTCAAGCGTGATCAGCAACCGTCCCGTTTGCACATGTCCTTTGATGAGCTGCAAAAGTTTATACCGAACGTAGACAAGAATTTGGCTTCCAAGTTGGAGCTGGAACCGGAAAAGTGCTCAAAAACCAACAAAGCCATGTCCGCTCGGTTGAACAACAGTCCAACTCCGGGAACCTTCCTTATCCGAGAGGGGTTTATCGAACCTCCGCGAATAACCCGTGTTACGAAAAGTTTCCACGGAAAAACTGACTACCATCAGGTTCAGGTGAATGACATTGCACGACGAGCAAGCGATATTGTGCGGCCATCTACTTCAATTCCGGCCCTAGACCCAACCACGGCAACTGGACTATTCGTCGGCGCTACCAGggacaaatacaacaaaaatcaaataagacAAAACATCAACACAAACTCTATGGGTGCTAGCGGTAGAAGTGGGTCACAAAGTGGAGATTCGGCGCTAGGAATGGGTCGGTTCACCACATCAATAGTGCAAGAAGCTTCCGGCTCCGGTTCTCGAGAGACCACCAGCGCACATCATGTTGAAATTGGTACTTTGCCGATGGGCCCAAGTCAATTGTTTGAATCGGCCGGTACATCAACCAGTTCTGGCGGTTCTGGTAACTGTGACGACACAATGGAAAGTATACCAAAAAAAGTAGAATAA